Genomic segment of Sebastes umbrosus isolate fSebUmb1 chromosome 19, fSebUmb1.pri, whole genome shotgun sequence:
cagaggagaagaaagacaaCCTTTACTGGGAGAGGCGTCGCAAAAACAACGAGGCAGCCAAGCGCTCCAGGGAGAAGCGGCGCGTAAACGACATGGTGCTCGAGAACAAGCTGATGGCCCTCGGAGAAGAAAACGCCTCGCTCAAGGCTGAGCTGCTGTCGTTGAAGCTGAAGTTTGGCCTGGTGAGCTTGGCAGCGTACGCCCAAGAAGTCCAAAATATATCCAGCGCCGCCAATATCGACCTCTACCAGGAGTTTGTTCCACCCAATGCCGACCAGAGTTCTTCCAGCAGGGTTTTGGAGCCTCTTCACGTACACAGCAGCTGCATATCGGTCATCAAGCATTCACCTCACATGCCCGAGACAACTCAAGGCAGCTTTAGTATCTGCAAGCAAGAACCAGCAGAGAACGGCAGCTATGCACAAGAGAGGAGTAGTCCCTACGAACTGTATAGAAACTACATGGCCAGCCCTTTGTCCGGAGTCTACTCCCAGCCTGCTTCATTCCTGCAGCTCGCGAGGTCGTCCAGTAACTCCCCCAGGAGCTCAGATGATGGCGCTGCAAGCAAATCATCAGACGGCGAGGACGAGCAGCAGGTGCCCAAAGGGTTGACGCCGTCTGTAGCTGATCCAAGGAGCGTCATCGTCTCCACGCACAAAGTGCCAGATGCCAGTTGTTCGGCTTTGCCCCATAAACTGCGGATCAAAGCCAGAACCATCCAAATCAAAGTGGAGGCCAATGACCCCGAGTACGAGTCCTCCGGAAAGTCCTCCTCTCCCGTCAGGTTTTCAGAGGGAGGATACTACCAGACCGCTCAGGACTCTCCAGAGTACCCCCAGTCCTCCCCGTGCCCTTTGTCATTACAGGTCACCAACATGCAAGACTGGACCCACCAGTCCGAGCAGTGGCATAAAAGCAGCACAGAAACGCTGCCCAATCGCTTCCAACTTACCACGAGCCCCGTCTCAAACATTGCGGACGTGAAAGAACACTCGGATGCAGAGGACTCGTACCAGGGCCCCGCCGACCTGTCTGCAAAAGCGGTCTCTCTGAAAAGACCGATCACAGCACAGCAAGGGTCCGTGATAGAGTCGACCAAAAGCACAGCTGATCATCACGAGTCATTATCAAAAAGATTTTCCTTTTGAATGacctttttgtattttttttttttgcatttccacTGTATTTGTTGTTGCACTGTGTGGTCGATATCGGGGTTAAACAATGTTTTGAtcatccaactttttcagtcccgataccgagtaccgatacgtaGTGATGGCGAggtgaagcttcatgaagcactgaagctctccagcaaattggttcgacaaaagggttcatttcatgAGGCAaatagtgtaaaacaggcagatatattTTGTGTAACTATAGGAAAATGATAGATGGGAGACATTTTTTCGTTTTTATTCAGGAATAATAAGTTTCAACTGTATTTCGGCTTCGGGCGTCTTCAATGACGTCATCGGTCTAAGACGATACAAGTCTTGATACGcgcttcacagaaaacttcctggattacgcGACACACGCTcggaagcctcggcacagcacatAACATCACAACCGATACCAGAGTTTTATTAATAgtctgtatgcctcactgtgtcgAAGTGACTGAGAtaattcttttatgtgtaaggaccTGTCtttaacattgctttcctaactttgtaaaacaaaatgcgacaaataaacacattttacattaagTTGTTAATCGATGATGTGAGACTGACATCCTTCATGTGTAGGATATTAACATATTAATACGTgtgaagcttttatttttattttcccaaATTATTCATGACTGCTGTCCCCGTCCCTCTGCCAATCAGTATACAACGACTATCACCGAACACTGATTTTGTGGGTCAGTCAGGCCGGTATTTGCTTTAAAGCTGGTTTTAAATAATGTAGTATGGCTGTCGTATTCATTTGTATGTTGGTGTGTGGTGACAGGTTTAGTCTATGCCTCTGCTTTAAAGGGAATGTTCTGTAAAGTGTGCTTAATTTTATGGGTTTTTAATTTCTGAATAATTTCCAAGAATTATCTAGAGAGAACGTTGTAATTTGGTACTAATTATAgggaaaatatgtttaatcTTCCAATTATAATTCAAATAAACTGCTAATGTAACCAAGAGATTATTTAGTCCAGTGCAAAGCAAGTCAGCTGAACATGGAAAAACTATGTAATTTGTCTGCAGACAAACTTATAATTGAACATAAAGTTTGCAAtattacaggtccgcaaatttatattataatattatattccactatttcccaatagctggtaatttatttattacatttccaggaaaagaacacaaagttatttgatatgctttatttccatgtctgctggtaaatagataataattagcaaataacttctttgaaatttcttcttcttcatactctta
This window contains:
- the nfil3 gene encoding nuclear factor interleukin-3-regulated protein, whose product is MNILTAVNSDNMQSIKQEVDSSESYSGEDALVLALQGANRDATGHKISAIPFKSKTTCRRRREFIPEEKKDNLYWERRRKNNEAAKRSREKRRVNDMVLENKLMALGEENASLKAELLSLKLKFGLVSLAAYAQEVQNISSAANIDLYQEFVPPNADQSSSSRVLEPLHVHSSCISVIKHSPHMPETTQGSFSICKQEPAENGSYAQERSSPYELYRNYMASPLSGVYSQPASFLQLARSSSNSPRSSDDGAASKSSDGEDEQQVPKGLTPSVADPRSVIVSTHKVPDASCSALPHKLRIKARTIQIKVEANDPEYESSGKSSSPVRFSEGGYYQTAQDSPEYPQSSPCPLSLQVTNMQDWTHQSEQWHKSSTETLPNRFQLTTSPVSNIADVKEHSDAEDSYQGPADLSAKAVSLKRPITAQQGSVIESTKSTADHHESLSKRFSF